One segment of Rosa chinensis cultivar Old Blush chromosome 6, RchiOBHm-V2, whole genome shotgun sequence DNA contains the following:
- the LOC112171344 gene encoding disease resistance protein RPM1 yields the protein MAMASAAIDLLLGKIVSFLDDQLSLLGGVHDELEEIKRELIVMKDFLEDAERTGVVSEVEKTWVANVRDVSVNVEDFIDEFTYHINNQRSWSPFTRTLRKSLRFPKNLWERHRIATKLQKIIKIIKAFPERSLRNGVKPIEDAKEKSVTMLLSSQAQRTVISVVGMGGSGKSTLVAKTFNGQTVKEHFDCCAWITVSQTYTVEDLLRVIMKELLRAVKEQIPVDLSDMSYSHLVEMLASYLKEKRYMIVLDDVWDINLWRKISAALPDGPHGSRVMLTTRKENIASFAYGLGSYVHHVQPLNKSEAWHLFSMKAFFSCPNSCCPTELEHIARDLVDKCEGLPLGIVALGALMSTKSVLAEWMKVYGSLNWELCNNPRLEVVKSILLLSFNDLPYRLKHCFLYCCVFPEDYVIQCRRLIRLWIAEGFVEQVRGPKTEEIAESYMAELTCRCMLQVVEREPSGRAETFRMHDLLRELCISISEAENFCTIYNDQEPAKESKARRVSMQANSRALRNPKDISKLPDDIVNCFNLMYLNLRRTKVKELPKDIGKLSNLEMLNISNSKTRLLPVGILKLQKLHHLLMLHFNDQKLCSFDCLDGCTQAPPGICKLKSLQVLDTVKVEGELIEQLQSMTQLTRLGLANVREADEKDLCKALENVKLIEQLNVMTTDEDEVLRIYGRISGGSSNAQHTFPNWKVREDSTLVPFSS from the exons atgGCCATGGCTTCAGCTGCAATAGACCTTTTGCTTGGGAAAATAGTGTCATTTCTTGACGACCAATTGTCACTGTTAGGAGGAGTTCATGATGAACTTGAAGAAATCAAGCGCGAGCTTATAGTCATGAAAGACTTCTTGGAGGATGCAGAAAGAACCGGTGTTGTCAGTGAAGTGGAGAAAACATGGGTGGCGAATGTGAGGGACGTTTCCGTAAACGTTGAAGACTTCATTGACGAGTTCACCTACCACATCAACAACCAGAGAAGTTGGAGTCCATTTACAAGAACGCTTCGTAAATCCCTTCGCTTCCCTAAGAATCTTTGGGAGAGGCATCGGATTGCCACAAAGTTGCAGAAGATCATCAAAATTATCAAAGCCTTTCCAGAGAGAAGCCTACGCAACGGAGTTAAACCTATAGAAG ATGCTAAAGAGAAGTCGGTCACAATGTTGTTGTCTTCACAAGCTCAAAGAACTGTGATTTCTGTTGTTGGAATGGGTGGCTCTGGCAAGTCTACCTTGGTTGCAAAGACCTTCAATGGCCAGACTGTAAAGGAACATTTCGATTGCTGTGCGTGGATTACTGTCTCGCAAACGTACACGGTTGAAGATCTACTCAGAGTAATCATGAAGGAGCTTCTCCGAGCAGTGAAGGAGCAGATTCCAGTAGACTTGAGCGACATGAGCTATTCACATTTGGTGGAAATGCTGGCCAGCTATTTGAAGGAAAAGAGGTACATGATTGTCTTAGATGATGTGTGGGATATCAATCTTTGGAGAAAAATAAGTGCGGCACTTCCAGATGGACCACATGGAAGCCGGGTCATGCTTACAACTCGTAAAGAAAACATTGCTTCTTTTG CATATGGGCTTGGAAGTTATGTCCACCATGTTCAGCCTCTAAACAAGAGTGAGGCGTGGCATCTTTTTTCCATGAAAGCTTTCTTCAGTTGTCCTAATAGCTGTTGTCCAACTGAGCTCGAACATATAGCTAGAGATCTTGTTGACAAATGCGAAGGCTTACCTCTAGGAATTGTTGCTTTGGGCGCTCTCATGTCAACCAAAAGTGTTCTGGCCGAGTGGATGAAGGTTTACGGCAGCTTGAACTGGGAGCTATGCAACAACCCTAGGCTTGAAGTGGTGAAGAGCATCTTACTGTTGAGCTTCAATGATTTACCGTACCGGCTAAAGCATTGCTTCCTATATTGTTGTGTTTTCCCTGAAGATTATGTGATCCAGTGTAGAAGGCTTATTAGACTGTGGATAGCGGAGGGGTTTGTGGAACAAGTTAGAGGTCCAAAGACAGAAGAGATAGCTGAGAGCTACATGGCGGAGCTCACGTGTCGATGCATGCTTCAAGTAGTTGAGAGGGAACCATCTGGGAGGGCAGAAACATTTAGGATGCATGATCTTCTGCGAGAACTCTGCATTTCAATTTCAGAAGCTGAGAACTTTTGTACCATATACAATGACCAAGAACCAGCTAAAGAGAGCAAGGCTCGCCGCGTGTCAATGCAAGCGAATTCTCGAGCACTAAGAAATCCGAAAGACATTTCGAAG TTGCCAGATGACATAGTGAACTGCTTCAATTTGATGTATTTAAATTTGAGAAGAACAAAAGTTAAAGAGCTTCCCAAAGACATCGGGAAACTCAGCAACTTAGAAATGCTAAACATAAGCAATTCGAAAACTAGATTACTTCCGGTTGGGATTTTGAAGTTACAGAAGCTACACCATCTCTTGATGTTGCATTTTAATGATCAAAAGTTGTGTTCTTTTGATTGTCTTGACGGCTGCACACAAGCTCCGCCGGGCATTTGTAAGCTAAAGAGCTTACAAGTTCTGGATACAGTCAAGGTGGAAGGCGAGTTGATCGAACAACTTCAGTCCATGACGCAACTCACAAGACTAGGCTTAGCAAATGTGAGGGAAGCTGATGAAAAAGATCTATGCAAGGCGCTCGAAAACGTGAAACTCATTGAGCAGTTGAATGTCATGACAACCGATGAGGATGAGGTGTTGCGCATATATGGACGCATTAGCGGAGGGTCCTCCAATGCTCAACACACTTTTCCTAACTGGAAAGTTAGAGAGGATTCCACTTTGGTTCCATTCTCTTCATAG